The following are from one region of the Paenibacillus protaetiae genome:
- a CDS encoding electron transfer flavoprotein subunit beta/FixA family protein produces the protein MKTAVLLKQTFDTEEKIVFSNGTIAEENAKFVINPYDEYALEEALRLKEIHGGEVIAVTYGPERAEEALRTALALGADEAVLIEQDGQPEDSSLIAALLAATLQPMSPDLVLAGLFAVDSGSGSVALQAAERLGLPHASSAVKIEVVPADDPRLHEKALHPEADELTGAPNASLVYSERYALIERDVEGDSQHVAVPLPVLITAQQGLNEPRYPSLPGIMKAKRKPLKRVSAESIAQAASVSLAAARTERTELLPPAPRAAGRKLSGSAAEQAHELAGLLAQAGVVKAEP, from the coding sequence CTGAAAACAGCTGTACTGCTGAAGCAAACTTTTGATACGGAAGAAAAGATCGTGTTCAGCAATGGAACCATTGCCGAAGAGAACGCCAAGTTTGTCATCAACCCTTATGATGAATACGCGCTTGAGGAAGCTTTGCGCCTGAAGGAAATCCATGGCGGAGAGGTTATTGCCGTTACGTACGGCCCGGAACGGGCGGAAGAAGCGCTGCGCACCGCTCTGGCGCTTGGCGCCGATGAAGCGGTGCTGATCGAGCAGGACGGACAGCCGGAGGACAGCTCCTTGATTGCCGCGCTTCTTGCGGCAACGCTCCAGCCGATGTCTCCCGATCTGGTGCTGGCAGGCTTATTTGCCGTGGACAGCGGCTCCGGCAGCGTTGCCCTGCAAGCAGCGGAGCGGCTGGGGCTGCCCCATGCATCTTCGGCAGTGAAGATCGAGGTTGTGCCTGCGGACGATCCGCGGCTGCATGAGAAGGCGCTTCATCCCGAAGCCGATGAATTGACCGGAGCGCCAAACGCCTCCCTTGTCTATTCCGAACGATACGCCCTTATTGAGCGGGATGTGGAAGGCGATTCGCAGCATGTTGCGGTTCCCCTTCCGGTTCTCATAACCGCCCAGCAAGGGCTGAACGAACCGCGGTACCCGTCTCTGCCCGGCATTATGAAAGCCAAACGCAAGCCGTTAAAACGCGTCTCCGCTGAAAGTATCGCCCAGGCCGCATCCGTATCGCTTGCGGCAGCACGGACCGAGCGGACAGAGCTGCTTCCGCCGGCGCCAAGAGCAGCGGGAAGAAAGCTCTCCGGCAGCGCGGCCGAACAGGCGCACGAGCTGGCGGGACTGCTCGCACAAGCGGGCGTTGTCAAGGCGGAGCCTTAA
- a CDS encoding electron transfer flavoprotein subunit alpha/FixB family protein, with product MTKKILVYAECRDGRLRRVAFEALAAARLLAGEDGEVHAVLAGAGPAEAEALAARGADVVHAADDPALAVYTPEVYAAALSAAFCSLKPQALLLGHTAAGRELAPRLAAAFGAGHIADVTAVQAAHDGGEAVFTRPLYAGKAYERRRFAPGVPWVVTIRPNNMPPASPSEKQGTVQALAFEVPPLYTSVRSIVRRTSGQIDLAEADIVVSGGRGVRSAAGFEPLQQLAEALGGAVGASRAACDAGYCDYALQIGQTGKTVTPQLYIACGISGAIQHLAGMSGSRTIVAINKDPDAPIFGVADYGIVGDLFEVVPLLTSEFRKQRPSSAG from the coding sequence ATGACGAAAAAAATACTCGTATACGCCGAATGCCGCGACGGCAGACTGCGCCGCGTGGCATTCGAAGCGCTTGCCGCCGCCCGGCTGCTTGCCGGTGAAGACGGCGAGGTGCATGCTGTCCTGGCCGGCGCCGGCCCCGCAGAAGCGGAAGCGCTTGCCGCCCGCGGAGCGGATGTTGTTCATGCGGCGGATGATCCCGCGCTTGCCGTCTACACGCCGGAAGTATACGCCGCTGCGCTAAGCGCAGCCTTCTGCTCGCTCAAGCCGCAGGCGCTGCTGCTTGGCCACACGGCTGCCGGGCGCGAGCTGGCGCCGCGCCTCGCAGCGGCTTTCGGAGCGGGGCATATTGCGGATGTCACCGCGGTTCAGGCTGCCCATGACGGCGGCGAAGCTGTATTTACGAGGCCGCTGTACGCAGGCAAAGCATATGAGCGGCGCCGGTTCGCTCCGGGTGTACCTTGGGTCGTTACGATACGGCCCAACAATATGCCGCCGGCGTCTCCTTCGGAGAAGCAAGGCACCGTACAGGCGCTTGCTTTTGAAGTGCCGCCGCTGTACACCTCTGTGCGCAGTATCGTCCGCCGCACAAGCGGGCAAATCGACCTCGCCGAAGCCGATATTGTCGTCTCCGGCGGGCGGGGCGTCCGCAGCGCAGCCGGCTTCGAGCCGCTGCAGCAGCTTGCGGAGGCGCTGGGCGGAGCGGTTGGCGCTTCCCGAGCGGCATGCGACGCAGGCTACTGCGATTATGCGCTGCAAATCGGGCAGACCGGCAAAACTGTCACGCCCCAGCTGTATATCGCCTGCGGGATAAGCGGAGCTATCCAGCATCTCGCCGGCATGAGCGGCTCGCGCACCATCGTAGCCATTAATAAAGATCCCGATGCGCCTATTTTTGGCGTCGCCGATTATGGCATTGTTGGTGATTTGTTCGAAGTGGTGCCGCTGCTTACTTCCGAATTCCGGAAGCAGCGCCCCTCCTCTGCCGGCTGA
- a CDS encoding glutathione peroxidase, producing the protein MGVYEMEVDTIRGGKQSLSQYKGQVMLIVNTATKCGLAPQFKGLQKLHEDYAEQGLAVLGFPSSQFMNQELGDNDAIAEACELNHGVTFPLFAKIDVNGPTAHPLYQYLKNEARGAFGTKPIKWNFTKFLIDRSGKVIKRYAPTDAPEKIEADIRKLL; encoded by the coding sequence ATGGGTGTTTATGAGATGGAAGTGGATACGATTCGAGGCGGCAAGCAAAGCTTGTCCCAATATAAAGGCCAGGTGATGCTGATCGTCAATACAGCGACCAAATGCGGTTTGGCTCCGCAGTTTAAAGGACTGCAGAAGCTGCATGAGGACTACGCGGAGCAGGGCCTAGCCGTTCTCGGGTTCCCCAGCAGCCAGTTTATGAATCAGGAGCTGGGCGACAATGATGCGATCGCCGAAGCTTGTGAATTGAACCACGGCGTAACATTCCCGCTTTTTGCCAAAATTGATGTGAATGGCCCGACCGCACATCCGTTGTACCAATATTTAAAAAATGAAGCCCGCGGCGCATTTGGCACAAAGCCGATCAAATGGAATTTTACCAAGTTTCTGATCGACCGCAGCGGCAAAGTCATTAAGCGGTACGCTCCTACGGATGCACCGGAAAAAATCGAAGCCGATATCCGCAAGCTGCTGTAA
- a CDS encoding SOS response-associated peptidase: MIDKYSISAELADIVDAFQVQKIVYGQASRFNVSPTQNVSIIMNDRFGIRTMNEARWGLFPFWAKDSVNADVETFQHKPYFDRMLRKQRCIVPCSGYFGWKKAGQEKAPRAMHVVAPGQPLFGVPGFYDVWKNSSGQEVRAFTFITAPTSGALSQWMPRMPVVLDEEGAEDWLNPRINDIRSLRKHLEPLESHQLRAYPVTNAVGEEGYESPECIREIVPDFA; the protein is encoded by the coding sequence GTGATTGATAAATATTCGATATCGGCGGAACTGGCGGATATCGTGGACGCTTTTCAAGTGCAAAAAATCGTGTACGGACAAGCAAGCCGCTTTAATGTGTCGCCGACCCAGAACGTGTCCATTATTATGAATGACCGGTTTGGCATTCGGACGATGAATGAGGCGCGCTGGGGGCTGTTCCCGTTTTGGGCAAAAGATTCGGTTAACGCAGATGTGGAAACTTTCCAGCACAAGCCTTATTTTGACCGCATGCTGCGCAAGCAGCGGTGCATCGTGCCTTGCAGCGGGTATTTCGGCTGGAAGAAAGCCGGTCAGGAGAAAGCGCCGCGCGCGATGCATGTTGTGGCGCCGGGACAGCCTTTGTTCGGAGTGCCGGGCTTCTATGATGTGTGGAAAAACAGCAGCGGCCAGGAAGTGCGGGCCTTCACGTTTATTACGGCGCCAACGTCGGGCGCTTTATCCCAGTGGATGCCGCGCATGCCTGTCGTGCTCGATGAAGAAGGGGCAGAGGACTGGCTTAACCCGCGCATTAACGACATCCGCTCGCTGCGCAAACATTTGGAGCCGCTGGAATCACACCAGCTGCGGGCTTACCCGGTAACAAACGCCGTAGGCGAAGAAGGGTACGAGTCTCCCGAGTGCATTCGCGAGATTGTCCCCGATTTTGCCTGA
- a CDS encoding AraC family transcriptional regulator: MPEELLLTFRSPPLPFFIESNRVEYSPGQEHPNRNQLGVFDMLFVNEGALHIGENGREWSLSAGDMLILRPDAWHYSVRPCEDKTVFDWLHFQTMGEWEETEGSQSGTLRGDYYTYAIRLPKRMNLAYLDEAKQLFTKLHEAAQSSSHGAFWDRQQMFLRLMQMLDDGWRNEAARSAVSVAERAAAYLQMNYKTPVSNTMLSEALQLHINYITRCMSEVFDCTPQQYLLFYRLDQAKLLLIKTEWPIAQIAEETGFRQTPHFSRLFAAQTGMPPLKYRKRFTM; this comes from the coding sequence TTGCCGGAGGAATTATTACTTACTTTTCGTTCGCCGCCGCTGCCGTTTTTTATTGAATCCAACCGTGTCGAATATTCGCCCGGGCAAGAGCATCCGAACCGCAATCAGCTTGGCGTATTTGACATGCTTTTCGTCAATGAAGGAGCGCTCCATATTGGAGAGAACGGCCGGGAATGGTCGCTTTCGGCGGGAGATATGCTTATTTTGCGGCCGGATGCCTGGCATTACTCGGTCCGCCCATGCGAGGACAAAACCGTATTCGATTGGCTGCATTTTCAGACGATGGGCGAATGGGAAGAGACGGAAGGAAGCCAAAGCGGTACGCTGCGCGGCGACTATTATACGTATGCGATTCGGCTGCCCAAGCGGATGAATCTGGCTTATTTGGACGAAGCGAAGCAGCTGTTCACCAAATTGCATGAAGCGGCGCAAAGCTCGTCGCACGGCGCATTCTGGGACCGCCAGCAAATGTTTTTGCGGCTGATGCAAATGCTGGACGACGGCTGGCGCAATGAAGCGGCGCGATCCGCCGTATCCGTTGCGGAGCGGGCTGCGGCTTATTTGCAAATGAATTATAAGACCCCCGTATCGAATACGATGCTAAGCGAAGCGCTGCAGCTGCATATCAACTACATAACGCGCTGCATGAGCGAGGTGTTTGACTGCACGCCGCAGCAATATTTGCTGTTCTACCGGCTGGATCAGGCGAAGCTGCTGCTCATTAAGACGGAGTGGCCGATCGCGCAAATCGCGGAGGAAACCGGCTTCCGGCAGACGCCGCATTTTTCGCGGCTGTTTGCCGCCCAGACCGGAATGCCGCCGTTAAAGTACCGCAAACGGTTTACGATGTAA
- the ilvA gene encoding threonine ammonia-lyase IlvA — MESHTSAGRPEAAVRVGLEDIVHAQMHLKEIINRTPLQHNRVLSERYGCNVLVKREDLQIVRSFKIRGAYHSIRSLQPEVLEKGVICASAGNHAQGVAYSCHTLGILGKIYMPSTTPRQKVSQVAFFGGDNVEIVLTGDTFDDAYAEAVAESERSGMAFIHPFDDLKIIAGNGTIGQEIMQEAEQTPDYVFVTVGGGGLAAGVAAYIKAVSPATRVIGVEPEGAASLKASLSANEVVTLEQIEKFVDGAAVKRVGDKTFALCRELLDDVVAIPEGKACTTIINLYNENAIVAEPAGALPIAALDAYKEQIKGKTVVCLISGGNNDFDRMQEIKERSLIYEGLKHYFMVNFPQRAGALREFLDDVLGPTDDITRFEYTKKHNKDNGPALVGIELKQRGDYEPLLERMRKKGIQFHELNKDPVLFNLLI; from the coding sequence ATGGAATCACACACATCCGCTGGCCGTCCGGAAGCGGCCGTTCGGGTAGGACTCGAAGATATTGTACACGCCCAAATGCACTTGAAAGAAATCATTAACCGCACGCCGCTTCAGCATAACCGCGTCTTGTCGGAGCGTTATGGCTGCAACGTGCTGGTAAAGCGCGAAGATTTGCAAATTGTCCGCTCCTTCAAAATACGCGGAGCGTACCACTCCATCCGCTCGCTCCAGCCGGAAGTGCTGGAGAAAGGCGTCATTTGCGCCAGCGCGGGCAATCATGCGCAGGGCGTCGCTTATTCCTGCCATACGCTGGGCATCCTCGGCAAAATTTATATGCCCAGCACAACGCCGCGCCAAAAGGTGAGCCAGGTTGCTTTTTTTGGCGGGGATAACGTGGAAATCGTCCTGACCGGCGATACGTTCGACGATGCTTACGCTGAAGCGGTAGCCGAAAGCGAACGCAGCGGCATGGCTTTTATTCACCCGTTTGACGATTTGAAAATTATTGCCGGCAACGGCACGATCGGCCAAGAGATTATGCAGGAGGCCGAGCAGACGCCGGATTACGTTTTTGTCACGGTCGGGGGCGGCGGTTTGGCGGCCGGCGTAGCCGCTTATATAAAAGCGGTATCTCCCGCGACCCGAGTAATCGGGGTCGAGCCGGAAGGCGCCGCTTCCTTGAAGGCGTCGCTGAGCGCTAACGAGGTCGTTACGCTGGAGCAGATCGAGAAGTTCGTAGACGGCGCAGCCGTCAAACGCGTCGGCGACAAAACGTTTGCGCTTTGCCGCGAGCTGCTGGACGACGTTGTGGCTATTCCGGAAGGGAAAGCGTGCACGACCATCATTAATTTATACAATGAAAATGCGATTGTGGCGGAGCCTGCGGGCGCTTTGCCGATTGCGGCGCTTGATGCGTACAAGGAGCAGATTAAAGGAAAAACGGTCGTCTGCCTCATTAGCGGCGGGAACAACGATTTTGACCGGATGCAGGAAATTAAAGAGCGGTCGCTTATATACGAAGGGCTGAAGCATTATTTTATGGTCAATTTCCCGCAGCGCGCGGGAGCGCTTAGGGAGTTTCTGGACGATGTGCTTGGCCCGACCGACGATATTACGCGGTTTGAATATACAAAAAAACATAACAAGGACAACGGTCCCGCGCTCGTTGGCATCGAGCTGAAGCAGCGCGGCGATTACGAGCCGCTGCTGGAGCGGATGCGCAAAAAGGGCATTCAGTTCCACGAGCTGAATAAAGACCCTGTCTTATTTAATCTGCTGATCTGA
- a CDS encoding aldo/keto reductase: protein MDYTYLGQSGLKVSRLCLGTMNFGVDTDEKESFRIMDAALDAGINFFDTADIYGWGENSGRTEQIIGRWFKQGNGRREKTVLATKVYGDTHDANDGPNREGGLSAYKIRRHLEASLKRLQTDHIELYQMHHVDRNVQWSELWGAFQTAAAQGKIGYVGSSNFAGWDIAVAQGEAKARGLIGLVSEQHKYNLMCRLPELEVLPAAKALGVGIIPWSPLNGGLLAGNHRRGGAGRRSNNEKALEAHRAQLDAFGELCDELGAPEDLVSLAWLLANPAVTAPIIGVRTLEQFERSLKALEIKLDESAMKRIDEIFPGPGGEAPRAYAW, encoded by the coding sequence ATGGATTATACTTATTTGGGCCAATCCGGCTTGAAGGTGAGCCGGCTTTGCCTGGGGACGATGAACTTTGGCGTCGACACGGATGAGAAGGAATCGTTTCGCATTATGGACGCCGCTTTGGACGCCGGAATTAACTTTTTCGATACGGCCGATATTTACGGCTGGGGCGAAAATTCCGGCCGCACGGAGCAAATTATCGGCCGCTGGTTCAAGCAAGGCAATGGTCGCCGGGAGAAAACAGTGCTGGCTACCAAAGTATATGGCGATACACATGACGCTAATGACGGTCCAAACCGTGAAGGCGGACTTTCTGCCTATAAAATTCGCCGTCATCTCGAAGCATCGCTGAAAAGGCTGCAAACGGATCATATTGAGCTGTACCAAATGCATCACGTGGACCGCAACGTCCAGTGGAGCGAACTGTGGGGCGCTTTCCAAACCGCTGCCGCGCAGGGGAAAATCGGGTATGTCGGCTCCAGCAATTTTGCGGGCTGGGATATCGCCGTTGCGCAAGGCGAAGCCAAAGCAAGAGGATTAATCGGACTGGTGTCCGAGCAGCATAAATACAATTTGATGTGCCGTCTGCCGGAGCTGGAGGTGCTGCCGGCCGCCAAAGCGCTAGGCGTTGGCATTATTCCGTGGAGCCCGCTGAACGGCGGCCTGCTCGCGGGCAATCACCGCCGCGGCGGCGCCGGACGCCGCAGCAATAATGAGAAGGCGCTGGAGGCGCATCGCGCGCAGCTGGATGCATTCGGCGAGCTGTGCGATGAGCTTGGCGCTCCCGAAGATCTGGTATCGCTCGCCTGGCTGCTTGCCAATCCGGCCGTTACGGCGCCGATTATCGGCGTGCGCACGCTGGAGCAGTTCGAGCGTTCGCTGAAGGCGCTGGAAATCAAGCTGGACGAATCGGCGATGAAACGAATCGACGAAATATTCCCGGGACCGGGCGGAGAAGCGCCGCGCGCTTACGCTTGGTAA
- a CDS encoding MFS transporter, which translates to MASSRTGSIRSHMLLITAILFLENFVRGGVLVSFLPIYGEKTLGLSLDIIGVAITAHYLTDTALKIAIGYLLDRLSVRLVVQAGLLISFAGLFALQFATVPWLFITASAVYGIGISPIWIVCLTSVSDQSSRGGQMGYWYSIWLVGLGAGPVICNVLLDYSSSFTYSLLIALYLLSWMLSLFLKNRQAPAIRRIPFRKQLLVLQNRLRKMKLLLPGMVLQTMGASMLVPVLPKFAETQLGFTGLQYSVLLTLGGICAVAGLVPMGKLSDKHGRKKIFLLLGFSFLALCLVLLAIRPPIWYCFIIAMALGIAYSAVLPAWNALLGTYVPPKQEGMGWGILSTVEGIGVMVGPVVGGLIGSSSGTPAVVWASAALFALIALYYLPQKLK; encoded by the coding sequence TTGGCCTCTTCAAGAACAGGATCAATTCGATCTCATATGCTGCTCATTACTGCCATTTTATTTCTTGAAAATTTTGTTCGCGGAGGCGTGCTGGTCAGCTTCCTGCCGATTTACGGCGAAAAAACGCTCGGGCTGTCGCTCGATATTATCGGAGTAGCAATTACCGCCCATTATTTAACGGATACGGCCTTAAAAATCGCCATCGGCTATTTGCTGGACCGGCTGTCCGTCCGCCTGGTCGTCCAGGCCGGCTTGCTGATCTCTTTCGCCGGCCTGTTTGCCCTACAATTCGCCACCGTGCCGTGGCTGTTTATTACGGCTTCCGCCGTCTACGGCATCGGCATATCGCCGATCTGGATTGTATGCCTGACCAGCGTAAGCGATCAAAGCAGCCGCGGCGGACAGATGGGCTACTGGTATTCCATCTGGCTGGTCGGGCTTGGCGCGGGGCCGGTCATTTGCAACGTGCTGCTGGATTACAGCTCTTCCTTCACCTATTCCCTCCTTATTGCGCTGTATTTGCTGTCCTGGATGCTGTCGCTGTTTCTGAAAAACAGGCAGGCGCCGGCCATTCGCCGCATCCCGTTCCGCAAGCAGCTGCTTGTCCTGCAGAACCGGCTGCGCAAAATGAAGCTGCTGCTGCCGGGCATGGTGCTGCAGACGATGGGGGCCAGCATGCTTGTGCCGGTGCTCCCCAAGTTTGCGGAAACCCAGCTTGGCTTTACCGGCTTGCAGTATTCGGTCCTGCTCACACTCGGCGGCATATGCGCAGTAGCAGGGCTTGTGCCGATGGGCAAGCTGTCGGACAAGCATGGCCGCAAAAAAATATTTTTGCTGCTCGGGTTCAGCTTTCTCGCCCTCTGTCTAGTGCTGCTGGCAATCAGGCCGCCGATTTGGTATTGTTTTATCATTGCGATGGCTTTAGGAATTGCCTATTCCGCCGTACTGCCCGCCTGGAACGCACTGCTTGGCACTTACGTGCCGCCGAAGCAGGAAGGGATGGGCTGGGGCATTTTGTCCACGGTTGAAGGAATCGGCGTCATGGTTGGCCCGGTGGTCGGCGGCCTTATCGGCTCTTCTTCGGGTACGCCCGCTGTCGTATGGGCAAGCGCGGCGCTCTTTGCGCTTATTGCCCTGTATTATTTGCCCCAGAAATTAAAATAA
- a CDS encoding TVP38/TMEM64 family protein, producing MSQFHEWLSMIQNIDLQHLQQTLEDLSKFGPLPGIGMPLLESFLPFLPLVVIIAANANIYGLGWGFLFSWIGVSVGASLVFLIFRKLGKNVKGRVLKRFPRSERFFNWIEQRGFTPLFLLACFPFTPSSVINIIAGLSKIPLQTFLLATILGKCVMILSISLLSFDISSFRDEPWRIFVTIGVVVVMWFGGKRLESRYHVSS from the coding sequence ATGAGCCAGTTTCATGAATGGTTGTCCATGATTCAAAACATTGATCTGCAGCACTTGCAGCAAACACTGGAAGACTTGTCGAAGTTCGGTCCGCTTCCCGGCATCGGAATGCCGCTGCTGGAGTCGTTTCTGCCCTTTCTCCCGCTAGTCGTCATTATTGCCGCCAATGCCAATATTTACGGCCTCGGCTGGGGATTTTTATTCTCTTGGATCGGCGTTTCGGTTGGAGCAAGCCTTGTGTTTCTCATCTTCCGCAAACTCGGCAAAAATGTGAAAGGGCGCGTGCTGAAACGGTTTCCCCGCTCGGAGCGTTTCTTCAATTGGATCGAGCAGCGGGGCTTTACGCCGCTGTTTTTGCTGGCCTGCTTTCCATTCACGCCATCATCGGTTATCAATATCATTGCCGGTCTCAGCAAAATCCCGCTGCAAACGTTTCTGCTCGCTACCATTTTGGGCAAATGCGTTATGATTTTAAGCATTTCCCTGCTCAGCTTTGACATCAGCAGCTTCCGCGACGAGCCGTGGCGGATCTTCGTCACCATCGGGGTCGTTGTCGTCATGTGGTTCGGCGGCAAGCGGCTTGAATCCCGCTATCATGTAAGCAGCTGA
- a CDS encoding transposase gives MSDRDHNNRIQPISGEPVEVDGVYANEWGREEELKRGQVFPADPMLGTTGWKLVEYDFDNHHDGKTDMRLTPKDDDDDPEAHMQHPRRHDRHKGTEQQDNQ, from the coding sequence ATGAGCGATAGAGACCATAACAATCGGATTCAGCCCATTTCAGGCGAACCTGTCGAAGTTGACGGCGTCTACGCGAATGAATGGGGGCGGGAAGAAGAGCTGAAGCGAGGGCAGGTATTCCCTGCCGACCCGATGCTCGGAACGACCGGCTGGAAGCTCGTCGAATATGATTTCGACAACCATCACGACGGCAAAACCGATATGCGGCTGACGCCGAAAGACGACGATGACGATCCGGAAGCGCATATGCAGCATCCCCGCCGCCATGACCGCCATAAAGGAACGGAACAGCAGGATAACCAATAA
- a CDS encoding FUSC family protein yields MTIGARVLKTGMAVALSIFLSEWFNFPSPIITAVAAIGTIQPSIYRSWQQVWDQLQTNVIGAILALAAVRLFGISPVSVGLVCILVILLSIRLKMESTISVTLVTVVAVMEANSQGIEFALQRFLMVLTGIGAAFVVNVAVFPPRPRRQFAEQARAAFAQLSLLLRTAISNEMKEQVYRQEKEKLHQTLRKLEDRFKLFEEERKLLPQTKLSQARQLLVSKQTIKTLQKGTDLLEMVEEHYFASKGAGEWAERFDRRIEELTKYHEHILLKWDRKMKPGVPGMSEEDSLITDVAGYFMEDPEAHRRLVFVASSMFEYAYHLRRLDKVIDYALSRLDETGHKAEETGGLSE; encoded by the coding sequence ATGACAATCGGAGCCCGGGTATTAAAGACGGGTATGGCAGTGGCGCTTTCTATTTTTTTAAGCGAATGGTTTAATTTCCCGTCGCCGATCATTACGGCGGTAGCGGCCATTGGCACGATTCAGCCATCCATATACCGCTCCTGGCAGCAAGTATGGGACCAGCTGCAAACGAATGTAATCGGAGCGATACTCGCACTGGCAGCCGTCAGGCTGTTTGGCATTTCGCCGGTATCAGTAGGACTTGTATGTATATTAGTCATTTTGTTAAGCATCCGGCTCAAGATGGAGAGCACCATCAGCGTTACGCTGGTTACGGTCGTCGCTGTCATGGAGGCGAACAGCCAAGGGATCGAGTTTGCGCTGCAGCGTTTTCTGATGGTGCTGACCGGCATCGGGGCCGCCTTTGTCGTTAATGTGGCGGTATTTCCGCCAAGGCCAAGGAGGCAGTTCGCCGAGCAGGCGCGGGCCGCATTCGCCCAGCTTTCGCTGCTGCTCCGCACCGCGATTTCAAACGAAATGAAAGAGCAGGTATACCGCCAGGAAAAAGAAAAGCTGCATCAAACGCTGCGGAAGCTGGAAGACCGGTTCAAGCTGTTTGAAGAGGAGCGCAAGCTGCTGCCGCAGACGAAGCTGAGCCAGGCGAGGCAGCTGCTCGTCTCGAAGCAGACCATTAAAACGCTGCAAAAAGGGACGGATTTGCTGGAAATGGTCGAAGAGCATTATTTTGCGTCCAAAGGGGCCGGGGAGTGGGCGGAACGGTTCGACCGCCGGATCGAGGAGCTGACCAAATACCATGAGCATATTTTGCTGAAATGGGACCGCAAAATGAAGCCCGGCGTGCCCGGCATGTCGGAAGAGGACAGCCTGATTACCGATGTGGCCGGTTATTTCATGGAAGATCCGGAAGCGCACCGGCGGCTCGTATTCGTCGCTTCCTCCATGTTTGAATACGCGTACCATTTGAGACGCCTCGACAAAGTAATCGACTATGCATTAAGCCGTCTGGATGAAACAGGCCATAAAGCAGAGGAGACAGGCGGCCTGTCCGAGTAA
- the mscL gene encoding large conductance mechanosensitive channel protein MscL: MKILKEFREFAVKGNVIDLAVGVIIGGAFGQIVTSLVNDIIMPPIGKLLGGVNFKDLFIKLFEDPDNKYSSLDAATKAGKPVIAYGQFINVALNFLIIAACVFMLVKGINILRNMNRSDEEAAPAAPAEKECPYCLSHVPVLATRCKYCTSELEAGETGTAHA, encoded by the coding sequence ATGAAAATTTTAAAAGAGTTCCGGGAATTCGCCGTTAAAGGCAACGTCATCGACCTGGCTGTCGGTGTCATTATCGGCGGCGCTTTCGGGCAAATTGTCACTTCGCTTGTTAACGACATCATTATGCCGCCGATCGGCAAGCTGCTGGGCGGCGTCAACTTTAAAGATCTGTTCATCAAGCTGTTTGAAGACCCGGACAACAAGTATTCCTCATTGGACGCCGCAACAAAAGCAGGCAAACCGGTTATCGCTTACGGCCAGTTTATTAACGTGGCGCTTAATTTTCTCATCATCGCCGCTTGCGTCTTTATGCTTGTTAAGGGCATTAATATTCTCCGGAATATGAACCGCTCCGACGAAGAGGCGGCTCCAGCAGCTCCAGCGGAAAAGGAATGCCCTTACTGCTTGTCCCATGTTCCGGTGCTCGCTACCCGCTGCAAATATTGCACGTCGGAGCTGGAAGCCGGGGAAACCGGGACCGCTCATGCCTGA